Proteins encoded together in one Caldicellulosiruptor saccharolyticus DSM 8903 window:
- a CDS encoding RelA/SpoT family protein — protein sequence MEWNLSDKFEQLIEKVKKYATEEDVNLIKKAYEFAKKYHDGQERSSGEPYIVHPLEVALILADLELDIASIVAGLLHDVVEDTSASPQEIEQEFGGEIASLVDGVTKLGKLEFTSKLEQQAENYRKMLIAMAKDIRVILIKLADRLHNMRTLKYLPPEKQRQKAQETIDIYAPLAHRLGISKIKWELEDLALRYLDPEGYYDLVEKIAKKRVEREEYIQRIINLISEKLKEANIEVGQIDGRPKHFYSIYRKMKQQGKTLEEIYDLFAIRIIVNSVKDCYGVLGIIHTLFKPMPGRFKDYIAMPKPNMYQSLHTTVIGPEGEPFEVQIRTFDMHRTAEYGIAAHWKYKEGRIKSTDEDEKFAWLRELLEWQKELKDAKEFMESLKINLFSDEVFVFTPKGDVISLPQGSTPIDFAYAIHSEIGNKMAGAKVNGKLVPIDYELKNGDIVEIITSPNVHGPSQDWLKIVKSPQAKSKINAWFKKERKEENIQKGKDILEKEIKKMNLPLQYAFKEDVLQAVSQRYGYRTPEDMLAALGYGGITVGKIALRIKEEIKKYLKDDTDKEILTEKPKPAKASSNNGILVKGVENVLVRFAKCCNPVPGDEVIGYITRGRGVSIHRRDCPNVEQYLKEPERIVEAEWHVTKDAKFDAQIHVLANDRTGILMDITNLLGENKISVKAIQGRTTRDRIANINLTVEISSTEQLEKIIRKLRKIDSVFDVQRVKGG from the coding sequence GTGGAATGGAATTTGAGTGACAAATTTGAACAGCTAATAGAAAAGGTGAAAAAGTACGCAACAGAGGAAGATGTCAATCTAATTAAAAAGGCATATGAATTTGCAAAAAAATATCATGACGGACAAGAAAGAAGCTCTGGTGAACCATATATAGTACATCCTTTAGAGGTTGCTTTGATTTTAGCTGACCTTGAGCTTGACATTGCTTCAATTGTTGCAGGACTATTGCACGATGTCGTAGAGGATACCTCTGCTTCACCTCAAGAAATCGAACAAGAGTTTGGTGGCGAAATTGCATCTTTGGTTGATGGTGTTACAAAACTTGGAAAGCTTGAGTTTACAAGCAAGCTTGAGCAGCAGGCGGAGAACTATCGTAAGATGCTTATTGCAATGGCAAAGGATATAAGAGTGATTTTGATTAAACTTGCTGACAGGCTTCATAATATGAGGACGTTGAAATACCTTCCACCAGAAAAACAGCGCCAAAAAGCACAAGAGACAATTGACATCTATGCACCGCTTGCACACAGACTCGGAATTTCAAAGATAAAATGGGAGCTTGAGGACTTAGCTCTTCGCTATCTTGACCCAGAAGGCTATTATGACCTTGTTGAAAAGATTGCTAAAAAGAGGGTTGAAAGAGAGGAGTATATCCAGAGGATTATTAATCTTATATCAGAAAAACTCAAAGAAGCAAACATTGAGGTTGGTCAGATAGATGGAAGGCCAAAACATTTTTATAGTATCTACAGAAAAATGAAACAGCAGGGAAAGACCTTGGAAGAGATTTACGACTTATTCGCTATAAGAATTATTGTGAATTCTGTAAAAGATTGCTATGGAGTTCTTGGTATAATCCATACATTGTTTAAGCCAATGCCGGGGCGGTTTAAAGATTATATTGCAATGCCAAAGCCAAACATGTATCAGTCCCTTCACACAACAGTGATAGGTCCTGAAGGAGAGCCGTTTGAGGTACAGATTAGGACTTTTGACATGCACAGAACAGCAGAATATGGAATTGCTGCACACTGGAAGTATAAAGAGGGGAGAATAAAGTCTACTGATGAGGATGAGAAATTTGCATGGCTCAGAGAACTTTTGGAATGGCAAAAAGAACTAAAAGATGCAAAAGAGTTCATGGAGTCTTTAAAGATAAACCTCTTCTCTGATGAGGTATTTGTGTTTACACCAAAAGGCGATGTTATAAGCCTGCCACAGGGTTCAACTCCCATTGACTTTGCATATGCAATCCACAGCGAGATAGGAAATAAAATGGCAGGAGCTAAAGTCAATGGCAAGCTTGTTCCAATTGACTATGAACTCAAAAATGGTGATATTGTTGAGATTATTACATCCCCCAATGTACACGGGCCAAGCCAGGACTGGCTCAAGATAGTAAAAAGCCCTCAGGCAAAGAGCAAAATCAATGCATGGTTCAAAAAAGAAAGGAAAGAAGAGAATATCCAAAAAGGAAAGGACATTTTAGAGAAGGAAATCAAGAAAATGAATCTTCCATTGCAATATGCCTTTAAGGAAGATGTCTTGCAGGCAGTTTCACAGCGCTACGGATACAGAACACCTGAAGACATGCTTGCAGCACTTGGCTATGGCGGGATTACAGTTGGAAAGATTGCCCTGAGGATCAAAGAAGAGATAAAAAAGTATCTCAAAGATGATACAGATAAGGAAATTTTGACTGAAAAGCCAAAACCAGCAAAAGCCTCTTCTAACAATGGTATTTTGGTAAAAGGTGTTGAAAATGTACTTGTGAGGTTTGCTAAATGCTGCAATCCTGTACCGGGTGATGAGGTGATAGGGTATATAACAAGGGGGAGAGGCGTTTCAATCCACAGGCGTGACTGTCCGAATGTTGAGCAGTATTTAAAAGAGCCTGAGCGAATAGTCGAGGCTGAGTGGCATGTGACAAAGGACGCAAAGTTTGACGCACAGATTCATGTTTTGGCAAACGACAGAACAGGTATTTTGATGGATATAACAAACCTATTGGGTGAGAACAAGATTTCAGTAAAAGCAATTCAGGGAAGAACAACGCGCGACAGAATAGCAAATATCAATTTAACTGTTGAGATAAGCTCAACCGAGCAGCTTGAAAAGATTATAAGAAAACTTAGAAAAATTGACAGTGTATTTGATGTTCAGCGTGTAAAAGGAGGCTAA
- the dtd gene encoding D-aminoacyl-tRNA deacylase, translated as MRAVVQRVKRASVAVDGNAVGEIDKGLCILLGVANDDTEEDANYLCEKIVNLRIFEDETSKFNLSLKDIDGEVLVVSNFTVMGDARKGRRPNFMFAADKEKAERLYNYFVERLKGLAKKVECGIFQAHMEVEIVNDGPVTILLDSKKVF; from the coding sequence TTGAGAGCAGTTGTACAAAGGGTAAAAAGAGCATCTGTTGCTGTTGATGGAAATGCAGTTGGAGAGATTGACAAAGGACTTTGTATATTGCTTGGGGTTGCAAACGATGATACAGAAGAAGATGCCAACTATCTTTGCGAGAAGATTGTAAATCTTAGGATATTTGAGGATGAAACATCTAAATTTAATCTATCATTAAAAGACATAGATGGAGAAGTTTTGGTGGTCTCAAACTTTACAGTCATGGGTGACGCAAGAAAAGGAAGACGGCCAAACTTTATGTTTGCAGCTGACAAAGAAAAGGCAGAAAGGCTTTATAACTATTTTGTAGAAAGGCTAAAAGGATTGGCAAAGAAGGTTGAGTGCGGAATTTTTCAGGCACATATGGAAGTTGAGATTGTAAATGACGGTCCTGTTACAATTCTTCTTGACAGCAAAAAAGTTTTTTAA
- a CDS encoding stage II sporulation protein R has product MTLSRKKIQEYLFAALLSLLCFVFAYWYLSFRELNNLQNELANQVIRLHILANSNSKKDQDLKIYVRDKLLAYLSYKVDYSKGKSYILRQIAEQRPQIERYLQQQIAQKGYNYSIKVAIQKDLFPNRIYNGFLFPSGVYDAVKVFIGEGGGKNWWCVIFPPLCIVDEAKLELPDEAKKELKKSLTKKEYMIATNYSSIDKMPVKLKLKIYEILKTKFYKEAWFKRVFKNI; this is encoded by the coding sequence ATGACGCTAAGTAGAAAGAAAATTCAAGAATATCTCTTTGCAGCTTTGCTTTCTCTGCTGTGTTTTGTTTTTGCTTATTGGTACTTGAGCTTTAGAGAACTTAATAATCTTCAAAATGAGTTGGCAAACCAAGTTATAAGGCTTCATATTCTTGCAAACAGCAACTCAAAAAAAGACCAAGATTTGAAGATATATGTAAGAGACAAGCTACTTGCTTATCTTTCTTACAAAGTGGACTACTCAAAGGGCAAGAGTTATATATTAAGACAAATCGCAGAGCAAAGGCCTCAAATAGAAAGATACTTACAGCAGCAAATAGCTCAAAAAGGGTATAACTACAGCATAAAAGTAGCCATACAAAAAGATTTGTTCCCAAACAGAATCTACAATGGCTTTTTGTTTCCCTCTGGGGTTTATGACGCAGTGAAGGTATTTATAGGAGAAGGTGGTGGAAAGAATTGGTGGTGTGTAATATTCCCTCCGCTTTGTATTGTTGACGAGGCAAAACTTGAGCTTCCTGATGAAGCAAAAAAGGAGCTTAAGAAATCACTTACAAAAAAAGAGTATATGATTGCTACAAACTACAGCAGCATTGATAAGATGCCTGTAAAGCTGAAGCTTAAAATATATGAAATACTAAAGACAAAGTTTTACAAAGAGGCATGGTTTAAAAGAGTGTTCAAGAATATATAA
- a CDS encoding coproporphyrinogen III oxidase, whose translation MRITYCSNSQKFLYDFQHIIRAFYPGAELMFGNGGDIHFEAHFDGFNVRIQAEMENKEIVVKNFILTDDDHESKRIFGRNLYDILKTLTGKELPWGILTGIRPTKIVYPLVESNLPDKEASEYLQREYYISKKKSHFLLEVAKNETNILNRVDSSAACLYIGIPICPTKCLYCSFSCHELTKRIESLLSLYTQALLTELEKTYKLIEENKNKIVAIYFGGGSPAVIGVQNIKRIFESLFANLDVKDIRETTFEAGRPDTINRELLELLALYKKDFNIRLCINPQTSNDQTLKIIGRNHTFDDIKKAFELAKEYGFENINSDVILGLPNEIEEDFKKTIYDVLNLGPASITVHTLSIKRASLLRFKWQNYRFMDEHTVNSLLDWARAILKERGYIPYYMYRQKNMIGNFENVGYSKKGFEGLYNVMIMQEKHNIYACGAKAVSKFIFENDRIERMFNPADIQIYISRILNIEKL comes from the coding sequence TTGAGGATTACATACTGTTCAAATAGCCAAAAATTTTTATACGATTTTCAGCATATAATCAGAGCATTTTACCCAGGCGCTGAACTTATGTTTGGCAATGGTGGAGATATTCATTTTGAGGCACATTTTGATGGCTTTAATGTTAGGATACAAGCAGAGATGGAAAATAAAGAAATTGTAGTAAAAAACTTTATACTCACAGACGATGACCATGAGTCAAAGAGGATATTTGGCCGAAATCTTTATGACATTTTAAAGACTTTGACTGGTAAGGAACTTCCATGGGGTATTTTGACAGGGATAAGACCCACTAAAATAGTATATCCGCTTGTGGAGTCAAATCTTCCAGATAAAGAAGCCTCAGAATATTTGCAAAGGGAATACTATATTTCAAAGAAAAAAAGCCATTTTCTTCTTGAAGTTGCTAAAAATGAAACCAATATTTTGAATAGAGTAGATTCTTCTGCTGCTTGTTTGTACATTGGGATACCTATCTGTCCAACAAAGTGTTTATATTGTTCATTTTCTTGCCATGAACTGACCAAAAGAATAGAATCGCTTTTAAGCCTTTACACTCAAGCACTTTTGACAGAGCTTGAAAAAACTTATAAGCTAATTGAGGAAAATAAAAACAAGATTGTTGCTATCTATTTTGGCGGGGGAAGTCCGGCTGTCATAGGCGTTCAGAATATAAAAAGAATTTTTGAGAGCTTGTTTGCCAATTTGGATGTAAAAGATATTCGTGAGACCACATTTGAGGCAGGAAGACCAGATACTATTAATCGCGAGCTTTTGGAACTTTTGGCTCTTTATAAAAAGGACTTTAACATAAGGCTTTGCATTAACCCACAGACATCAAATGACCAAACATTAAAGATAATCGGCCGAAATCATACATTTGATGACATTAAAAAGGCATTTGAACTTGCAAAAGAATACGGCTTTGAAAATATAAACAGTGATGTGATTTTAGGTCTTCCAAACGAAATAGAGGAGGACTTCAAAAAGACAATTTACGATGTATTAAACTTAGGGCCTGCTTCTATTACAGTTCATACACTCTCAATAAAAAGGGCAAGTTTACTGAGGTTTAAGTGGCAGAACTATCGGTTCATGGACGAACATACAGTAAACAGCCTTCTTGATTGGGCAAGAGCAATTTTAAAAGAAAGGGGATATATTCCATACTATATGTATAGACAAAAGAATATGATAGGGAACTTTGAAAACGTAGGGTATTCAAAGAAAGGTTTTGAAGGTCTTTACAATGTAATGATAATGCAAGAAAAGCACAATATCTATGCCTGTGGTGCAAAAGCTGTTTCAAAATTCATATTTGAAAATGACAGGATTGAAAGAATGTTCAATCCTGCTGATATACAGATTTACATTTCACGAATTTTAAATATTGAAAAGCTTTAA
- the wecB gene encoding non-hydrolyzing UDP-N-acetylglucosamine 2-epimerase, with amino-acid sequence MIKTLIVFGTRPEAIKMAPLIKELQSDSHFEVRICVTAQHRQMLDQVLDIFKINPDYDLNIMKQNQSLYSLTADVIIKFEEVLKKEKPDIVLVHGDTTTTFASALSSFYFKTKVGHVEAGLRTYNKFSPFPEEMNRKLTAVLCDIHFAPTRRAKLNLLNEGVEEKDIFVTGNTVIDTLKYTVKQNYKFREPILNEIDYTKRIITLTAHRRENFGKPLENIFEAVLCLADSFDDILFVYPVHLNPNVKDVAERVLKGHPRIILTGPIDVDDMHNLMARSYLVLTDSGGLQEEAPSLGKPVVVLRDTTERPEAVLANTVKVAGTDKERIIEIVEKLLTDKEEYSKMAHAVNPYGDGFASRRIKDALLYYFGYKKETPEEFKGSDMYVQKLYRRVLKAD; translated from the coding sequence ATGATAAAAACCTTAATAGTGTTCGGTACAAGACCAGAGGCAATCAAGATGGCACCTTTGATAAAAGAGCTTCAAAGTGATTCACACTTTGAGGTTCGGATTTGTGTCACAGCCCAGCATAGGCAGATGCTTGATCAGGTTTTGGATATATTTAAAATAAACCCGGATTATGATTTGAACATTATGAAACAAAATCAGAGCCTTTATTCTCTAACAGCTGATGTAATAATAAAGTTTGAAGAGGTTTTAAAAAAAGAAAAGCCAGACATTGTTTTGGTGCATGGTGACACAACTACAACCTTTGCATCAGCTTTATCCTCATTTTATTTTAAAACAAAGGTTGGACATGTTGAAGCAGGGCTTAGAACTTATAATAAATTTTCACCTTTTCCAGAGGAAATGAACAGAAAGCTCACAGCAGTGCTTTGCGATATTCACTTTGCCCCAACAAGAAGAGCTAAGCTAAATTTGCTAAACGAAGGTGTTGAGGAAAAGGATATTTTTGTAACAGGAAATACAGTTATTGATACTTTGAAATATACCGTAAAGCAAAACTATAAGTTTAGAGAGCCAATTCTAAATGAGATTGATTATACAAAAAGAATAATCACTCTTACTGCTCACAGGCGTGAGAATTTTGGGAAACCGCTTGAGAACATATTTGAAGCAGTCTTGTGCCTGGCAGACTCTTTTGATGACATTCTTTTTGTATATCCTGTGCATCTGAACCCTAATGTGAAAGATGTTGCAGAAAGAGTTTTGAAAGGTCATCCAAGAATCATCTTGACAGGTCCCATTGATGTTGATGATATGCATAATCTCATGGCAAGAAGTTACTTGGTCTTGACAGACTCTGGCGGTCTTCAGGAAGAGGCGCCTTCATTGGGAAAACCTGTTGTTGTTTTGAGGGATACAACAGAAAGGCCGGAAGCAGTTTTAGCAAACACAGTAAAGGTTGCTGGTACAGATAAAGAGAGGATAATTGAAATAGTGGAAAAGCTTCTGACTGACAAAGAAGAGTACTCTAAAATGGCTCATGCAGTAAATCCTTATGGTGATGGATTTGCGTCAAGGAGAATAAAGGATGCACTTTTATACTATTTCGGTTACAAGAAAGAAACGCCAGAAGAGTTTAAAGGAAGTGACATGTACGTGCAGAAACTTTACAGAAGGGTTTTAAAAGCCGATTAA
- a CDS encoding radical SAM protein — translation MRYLQLLESCTICPRECRANRLKGETGFCEIAGGIKVSKAFLHFWEEPCISGKNGSGTVFFSGCNMGCVFCQNYEISQKRFGVYIDVEKLAMIFLSLQAKGAHNINLVTPTIYVPYIIEALEIAKRKGLSIPVVYNTSAYEKPETIELLRGYVDIFLPDLKYFDDETAKKYSNAPLYFEYATKSILKMYEIVGDVKIENGIMKKGVIIRHLVLPMHTNDSIKVLSWIKDNLKGKVLLSLMSQYYPMYRAGEYKEISRRLTKREYQKVVNFVLENGLDYGYIQDLDSATDKYTPDFDLEGI, via the coding sequence TTGCGCTACTTACAACTTCTTGAAAGCTGTACAATTTGTCCTCGTGAATGTAGGGCAAATAGACTTAAAGGTGAGACTGGATTTTGCGAAATTGCAGGTGGGATTAAGGTTTCCAAAGCATTTTTGCATTTTTGGGAAGAGCCATGCATCTCTGGTAAAAACGGTTCTGGCACTGTATTTTTCTCAGGATGTAATATGGGTTGTGTGTTTTGCCAAAACTATGAAATTAGCCAAAAGAGGTTTGGTGTGTATATAGATGTGGAAAAACTTGCAATGATATTTTTGAGTCTGCAGGCAAAAGGTGCTCACAATATAAATCTTGTAACCCCCACAATCTATGTTCCATATATAATTGAGGCGCTTGAAATTGCAAAAAGAAAAGGGCTTTCTATTCCAGTTGTTTACAATACATCAGCCTATGAAAAACCAGAGACAATAGAACTTTTGAGAGGATATGTAGATATATTTTTGCCAGACCTCAAATATTTTGATGATGAAACAGCCAAAAAATACTCAAACGCACCTTTGTATTTTGAATATGCTACAAAGTCAATCCTAAAAATGTATGAGATTGTTGGAGATGTGAAGATTGAAAATGGTATAATGAAAAAAGGTGTGATAATTCGTCACTTGGTTTTGCCAATGCACACAAACGACTCAATAAAGGTGCTTAGCTGGATAAAGGATAATCTAAAAGGGAAGGTTCTTTTGAGCCTTATGAGCCAGTACTATCCAATGTACAGGGCAGGTGAGTACAAGGAGATTTCAAGAAGGCTTACAAAAAGGGAGTATCAAAAGGTTGTAAACTTTGTGTTAGAAAATGGCCTTGACTATGGATATATTCAGGACTTAGATTCTGCAACAGACAAATACACTCCTGATTTTGATTTGGAAGGAATATAA
- a CDS encoding adenine phosphoribosyltransferase: MNLKEKFRHVLNFPKEGIDFIDITTVLQDKDAFKYAIDSLVNLVKDLDFDLIVGPESRGFIFGAPVAYVLNKGLVLVRKKGKLPYKTVSVEYELEYGKDILEMHIDAIQPGQKVVIIDDLLATGGTTLSNIKLVEKLGGKVVGIAYLVELTYLNGRENLKGYDVRSVVQFESSLI; this comes from the coding sequence ATGAATCTCAAGGAAAAATTTAGACACGTTTTGAATTTTCCAAAAGAGGGTATAGATTTTATTGATATAACAACAGTTTTGCAGGACAAGGACGCATTCAAGTATGCAATTGACTCCTTAGTTAACTTGGTAAAAGACCTTGACTTTGACCTTATTGTTGGTCCTGAATCAAGAGGTTTTATCTTCGGCGCACCAGTTGCATATGTATTGAACAAAGGCCTTGTACTGGTCAGAAAAAAAGGAAAACTTCCATACAAAACTGTATCTGTTGAGTATGAACTTGAATATGGCAAAGACATACTTGAGATGCACATTGACGCAATACAGCCAGGGCAAAAGGTTGTCATAATAGATGACCTTTTAGCAACAGGGGGTACAACACTTTCTAATATAAAGCTTGTTGAAAAGCTTGGTGGCAAGGTTGTCGGTATTGCATACCTTGTTGAACTTACCTATTTGAACGGAAGAGAAAATTTAAAAGGATATGACGTGAGGTCTGTTGTTCAGTTTGAATCTTCACTGATTTAA
- a CDS encoding MBL fold metallo-hydrolase yields the protein MFFKCIEVGDILTNCYIFGEKEVVIIDPGDDATKIENVIVENKLVPCAILLTHGHFDHILGCHYLKQRFKLPIYAHENEKEILLNPAYNLSYIVGCEVTINCDEYFKDGDVLEFGDLNFKVIHTPGHTPGSSCFLYGGDILFSGDTLFKDSYGRCDLPLGDEKQIFESIKNKLLTLSKSTKVYPGHGIPTTIGDELKNF from the coding sequence ATGTTTTTTAAATGTATTGAGGTTGGAGATATTCTGACAAACTGCTATATCTTTGGGGAGAAGGAAGTTGTGATAATTGACCCAGGGGATGATGCAACAAAGATTGAAAATGTAATTGTGGAGAATAAACTTGTGCCATGTGCCATACTTCTTACACATGGTCATTTTGACCATATTTTGGGCTGTCATTATCTTAAGCAAAGATTCAAGCTGCCAATTTATGCACATGAAAATGAAAAAGAAATATTGCTAAATCCTGCGTATAATCTCTCATATATTGTTGGCTGTGAGGTAACAATAAACTGTGATGAGTATTTTAAAGATGGTGATGTACTTGAGTTTGGAGATTTGAATTTTAAGGTAATTCACACACCAGGGCACACACCGGGATCAAGCTGCTTTTTGTACGGTGGTGATATTCTTTTTTCAGGCGACACGCTTTTTAAAGACTCTTATGGCAGGTGCGACCTTCCACTTGGAGATGAAAAACAAATTTTTGAGTCTATAAAAAATAAACTTTTGACTTTGTCAAAGAGCACAAAAGTTTATCCAGGTCATGGAATTCCTACTACAATAGGTGATGAGTTAAAAAATTTTTGA
- a CDS encoding Ger(x)C family spore germination protein — MRRLKISGLALMLFIIALTFTGCWDRIEIEDRGYILALGVDKYDPSDLNKYESKEYIELERKTEKIPPDQKKPEIRTDKKGIDPKTKRKVKPPLPTKENQYKFSVTVLFPNLRMMSKTSKADEQMRFLFVRPTNNVLGIRNYLERDINKRLYYGYLKVVVLGRDLVADPGLVKEVLDSLNRDKDIPQNTFLYVSETTARDTLNTMPLVQPVTGIHLFEISKNATVYGRIIETPLSEVINNFINSKCAVISRVEPGIETLRIAGAAVLKNYRFVGWLDEKQLIVYKLLMGKAKHTLIDELKYKSTYVPFITTEVQTKKKLEDKNGRIKVIYNLRIEGEVNQFVFQSGYKVLEDPMRSYIQSQLEKIIKQKANEVVNLLKYKYDADILGVGNFISKRKPESWERLKKNWDDEFKKVEIVVVPDVRLRRSGTIY, encoded by the coding sequence ATGAGAAGGTTGAAAATATCAGGTTTAGCACTGATGCTTTTTATAATAGCCTTAACTTTTACAGGGTGCTGGGACAGGATTGAGATAGAAGACAGGGGATACATTTTAGCTCTTGGTGTTGATAAGTATGACCCGAGTGATTTGAACAAATATGAGAGCAAAGAATACATTGAACTTGAAAGAAAGACTGAAAAAATTCCACCAGACCAGAAAAAACCAGAGATTAGAACAGACAAGAAAGGCATTGATCCCAAGACAAAACGAAAGGTAAAACCACCTCTTCCTACTAAAGAAAATCAGTATAAGTTCTCTGTTACTGTGCTTTTTCCAAATCTAAGAATGATGAGTAAGACCTCAAAAGCTGATGAGCAGATGAGATTTTTGTTTGTAAGGCCGACAAATAATGTGCTTGGTATAAGAAACTACCTTGAAAGGGATATAAACAAAAGACTTTATTATGGGTATCTTAAGGTTGTTGTGTTAGGAAGGGATTTGGTGGCTGACCCGGGCCTTGTAAAAGAAGTTTTGGACTCATTGAATAGAGACAAAGACATTCCACAAAATACCTTTTTGTATGTTTCAGAGACAACTGCGAGAGACACTTTAAATACAATGCCTCTTGTTCAGCCTGTGACGGGAATTCACCTTTTTGAGATTTCAAAAAACGCAACAGTATATGGGAGGATTATAGAAACACCTCTCAGTGAAGTTATAAACAATTTTATAAATTCAAAATGTGCTGTTATCTCAAGAGTAGAGCCGGGAATTGAGACATTGAGAATAGCTGGTGCGGCAGTTTTGAAAAACTATAGGTTTGTTGGATGGCTTGATGAAAAGCAACTCATAGTTTACAAACTTTTGATGGGCAAGGCAAAGCATACATTGATTGATGAATTAAAATACAAGTCCACATATGTTCCATTTATCACAACAGAGGTCCAGACTAAAAAGAAGTTAGAAGACAAGAATGGTAGAATAAAGGTTATATACAATCTCCGAATTGAAGGTGAAGTAAACCAGTTTGTTTTTCAAAGTGGTTATAAAGTTTTAGAAGATCCTATGAGAAGCTATATACAAAGTCAGCTTGAAAAAATCATCAAACAAAAGGCAAACGAAGTTGTAAATCTTTTAAAATACAAATATGATGCTGATATCTTGGGTGTTGGGAACTTTATTTCAAAAAGAAAGCCAGAAAGCTGGGAAAGACTTAAGAAAAACTGGGATGATGAATTTAAAAAGGTTGAGATAGTAGTTGTGCCAGATGTAAGATTGAGAAGAAGTGGTACCATTTATTGA